The Mixophyes fleayi isolate aMixFle1 chromosome 9, aMixFle1.hap1, whole genome shotgun sequence DNA window GAGATGCTGATGTGCAGCTCTCGCCCGTCTCACCGCTGGGAGCAGACCAGGAGTTACCATCAGATTATTACATCGCTCTACATCAGTGTTGGCTaccctgtggcactccaggtggtgttaaactacaagtcccagcatacccttccagcaataagctgctatatattggcaaagcatgctgggacttgtagtttcacaacacctggagtgtcataagttagccaacactgctctacatTGAGGGGGATCATAATACAAACATGAAACAGCAGGTAAAGATGTCCCTGACcctatgagcttacaatctagaggtataaggaacacatgatacataaggtagccgTATAACAATTGTCGCTGGATGTGGGGACAGTGTGTGCggctactgtaaggcagcagCGTTATCAGACACCTGTAATAATGCCGTCATTAGTGATCGACATCTCTGTGCAGCGAGAAGAGACCGTGGGAGgcggagacatgaaagatgacaGTCATTACTGACAACCACAACTGTCCTGCACTTCTCCTAAATATACATCCTTCCTCCTTGTTTTTGGGTTACACAGACACTGACAGCTCAAAGTAGCCCAATATTATTCTAAAGcttaactactgcaacctcctgttatctgatattcccgacacccatatatccacacttcaatctcaatccatcctaaatgctgctgcaagactgatcttcctctctcaccgctccacatctgctgcaccactctgcagatccctacactgaccccctgtgtcctccagaatcctatTCATATTACTcagccttacctacaaagccctgaaCACCTCTGCATACATATCAAATATCATATAAAaatgatctacctctgacctgcgccttgtctcgtctctggtaaccacctctcactcctgcctacaagacttctcctgtgctgctccccacttatggaattctctaccacgcccaatcagactttcccacagccttcaaatcattAGATGCTCTCTAAAatcttctctttttttagagcttacctcatctctgatactactcacactaatgcacactcacagctgtctcaatctccactctgagccacactcactcctcttgtttcagctgcgaCCTCTTTCActtaatgagcagagtcctccatgTCCTtagtttcatgtctgcatttattttgtctactttgcatgtccctgttttatgtatgtccctgttttatgtatgtccctgttttatgtatgtccctgttttatgtatgtcctgttttccctactgtacggcgctgcggagcactgtagcaccttacaaatctgCGATAATAGTAAGTAATAAGGCATCGCGCTCGCTGCTAGATACAGAGCCAGACACTTGTTCCTCATGATCGCAGCTATGGCGGCAGCTGCTGTAATCAAGGTGTCCAGCGAGATCGCCAGACGCGGCCACGCCAATCACTCATCGGGTTCTACCACTGATTGTTCACACAACAACTCCCAGAAACAATCCGCATTTGTTAGCCGATACAGGAGATGATGGATGTCTACAAACACCAAAGCAGAAGTTACATGAAGAACACTCAGCTCTGATCGCTATCTGCAGACACATAGGCGGAGACGggttaaagggtggttttcatcAAAAGTTAAAAATCGCCATATTCACGAGACGCTCATGTACGAAGCATCACAGAAATGCGTGACAATCACGCTAAAGTACACTCACCCGTCCAATCTCTGATCAGTAACCACCTACACCTGCTCATGTTGACACTCACCCTCCCCTTAGTCTGTGGCGGTTATTATTCATCCTGAAATCTTTGTCTGGGAGTTTTCCAACCCACGTGGTTCTAATTACAGTTTTCCCCTCAGAGGTTACACCTTCTAGAATTACCTTCTcccaaaaatatataatgatcCTGTGTCTGGTGATTTAGGAATTCCACCCTAAAACTCTGTTCTTATATTCCTGGCCATCTtcatataaatcctcttttctgttCAGCAACTAAGTTAATTTCCCCATCTTTACCACTACGGAATTTTAACGTTTAATTTGCACCAGAGTCCCGTATCCGCCTCCCGTCTGGATGACCATATAGTCTGCTTGGTGAGCTGCGGTACAGATACTAAAATGGTCTATCTGGGCTTTGTGTCCTTTCATCCCAGTATCTTTATCCTGTGAAGGGGTCGGAGGAAATTGGATTTCATGGTGTATTTTATCATAACAGGGTTATCCGAGGTGTCCTTCAGCAATACCCACTCTGTATATTGTGGTTGCCATTCCCAAAACATAAGCTGCACCCCACCCTCCTAATTGACAGGCGGAAACATTGTAACAGATTGATGTCTGTACCTTAGACAGCAGCCTGACACATGTGACACCGGTGGGCCTATATGTAGACATCCGTATCTGCATCTCAAGGAcagttgtgtttttatatatttccacCAGCTGTTTGCTTTGTACATGGGGTAATAGCAATAAGTGGGTCATTCTATAAAACAGACAGAAGTCTCGGAAACTCCTTAAAATGGCAAATtagttacatattttattataaataaacagctgGCCCTTAATTCACCACTCTTTTATTATAAAGTATTTGGTATAAAATATGGAGTTAACTTACCCCCATTTTAAAGTACATTTTCCGCCACTTGTATAAAATTGccttgtatatatatgtgtatatctgaTGTCAtaacaaatgtgtatatttttaatggatttcatatatatatatatatatatatatatatatatatatatatatatatatatatatatataatgtatgtgacttaaaacacggggagaattcaattggccgcgtaacgggtaaaagtaacgcggcctgcgcattattacagtagtttcaacgccagctttctgctcgcagctctttgagccgggttaaaactaccataataaggGTAATATgtttttaacgccgcggaaattcagggggaattaaattcccccaacAGAATTGCATGTGGTATATACCCTTTAATTACAGAGGTGAACTATGAATCTCTCTAGGTTTATAGAGGGAATTGGGGTTACAATAGTCTCCCACATGAGTTTGAGTGAATACGGGACTTGCAAACCCTCTATGGATTGCACAGCAATAAAGAGGAGCAGCAGATGGATATTACGGCCTTACAGGCAGCTAATCTAATTCTCGACCCGTTTCCCATCTCCCTCCAACCTGCGCCTTGTCCCTGGATCTTGCTTTGGTTTTTTGGTGTGGTCCTATATACCTGTAGTATCGAGCAGGAGCACCAACAGGCGCCCCGTGCTTCTAGGACACATTAGAATGGAAAATGCCCCCGTCCCCCTCCCCCAGGGCAGGCAGAGGGATTATCTCAGCACATAAATCACATGCTCCTGATATTCGGAAACTTATTTGGTGGCTGCTGAACATTGAAATCTTCTAATCCCTCCCCCTCCTCATTCATTATAAAGTTACCTATCCCAACCTGTATGTATGTACACCTAGACACTACTCACATATGCTCCATAAATACAACTgtctttacacaattcacatagGACAACCTGGTCATTATAGCTAGTACAGTATATTGTATACATTGGGTTATGTGTCAGAGAATTAACCTTTTGTTACGTCCCCTTAAATCCACTGCACAGCTCATCACTTGGATCATGTTAAGTTGCATAATGTTAAATTTTGAGGGTAAGAAATTTAGTGTGAAAATTTATTTTTGATCAGTATCCAGCCAATCAAACCTGGTAAAAGTTTTGTGTGTAATGTAAACATGCTGCCAGTAGATGGCACTCCTAACACATCCAATTACTTCCTCATTTACTTGCCCATGTACTTATAATTGGAACCTGCCTGATCTGTGTTGGAGCAAGTTTGATGACATTGGTTATATGACATTTTTATAatgatcatgggcctgattcattaaggatcttaaaagaagaggtatcttatttcaatctcctggacaaaaaccatgttacaatgctaggggtgcaaactagttttctgttttgtacataagttaaatactgactgtttttcatgtagcgcacaaatatcaactttaaatttcagtgtacaaataagctatcaagtatttgtgtgttagatggaaaaaacagtatttaacttatgtgtaaaacagaaacctagtttgcaccccttgcattgtaacatggttttgtcaggagactgaaataagatacctcttcttttaagatccttaatgaatcaggccccctgtcatcacaaaattacattttatcttttaacCATTCATTTGTATGCACAAGTAGCAAGTGGTTGCTGATTCAATCCATACTAGTGGAAAGTAAATGAATTTTGTTCAGAGTATTGTACATTAGGTATAATTTaataaactgcagttttgaaaaactggagatgttgcctatagcaaccaggcatattctagctgtcattttgtagaatgtactaaataaataactagaatctgattggttgctataggcaacatctccactttttcaaacctgcagtttagtgacTATACCCCCGGATCTATAATCTCTAAACTTTAGATAGGGGAAGAAGTTGAACAGTTTCAGGTAGGAGAGCGAGAATAATGGGCTCGTTTGTTGTGTAACGAGACCTTTGTTATTTGTGAATTATCAGGTACAGCTGCTGAAGGACCAGCTGGCGGCAGAGACGGCGGCCCGCATTGAGTCACAGTCCCGGGTCAGGCAGCTGCTACTGACCAACCGCGACTTACTGCAGCACATCTCACTGCTGGTGAAACAGCTGAAGGAGCTGGAGATCAGATCGGACTCTAACCACAGCGGTGAGCGCTAGTGAAGACATGATGGTGACTGTATAACTAGATGTTACTCTCTGTATGTGATATAACACGGGCCAGCGCTCAGACAACGAGCAGGGGTGTGGGGGGGGTGTATAGGACAAAAAGCTGAAACCACTTCCATGTCACCTCCTGAGGCCAGCAGCCTCTAATGAGTTTACTGTATTTGTTATGTTATCTATAATGAGCCACCTAATCTTACCACTCATAATATACTTTTCTTTCCTGCTCTTCACAGTGGACAAGAAGTCTTTACATAACCTGGCGATTGCTCAATCTCTGTCCCTGAACTTAAAGAACCTGTACAGCCTCGAAATCAACCTCCCTTCCACCTCCACCCCGGCCAGTCTGCAGAACCGCCCGGCCCCCGCCCTGAACGGGAACAACATTGGGGAGTCTTACCTCAACCTCCTGAACCTGGAGAAAGATACTGGTGGGACGGACGTGGTCTGCAGGAgggtggaggggtcagaggtcacagacGTCCTTAAAGAGAAGACGGGAGAAGAGATCCCGAGAGGACACTGTGACAAGTACGTGTACTGGGTATAAACCCTGCGAGACATATGTAGTGTACCTGTGACGGTCCTATCACACCGGTGCTCCAAGTTCTATTACAGCTATAAACTCTCAGCAATCTCATAAGTCGCCATGATGACAAACATGTGACCTGGTGACTGATATACGCAGGGTTCATGTAACCCGCTGGTCCTAATCAGAGTAAAAGTAACTTGGCACCAGTGGATAAGATGGTGGCCTCAGTGACCCTCTGATGCGCTGCCATCCAGATATTCTAGTGTGCCCCCCGGAGGGTAGGAGCGACTGcctgtggtcatgtgaccagcaCACAGCCTGGTACGCCGTGGCACTGATGCCAGCATGCTGGATGTATTAGACAGCTTATACATATAATGCCTGTACTTTATAATGACTGCTCCTCTTATGGATTATACACCACTATGCTGGAATACATGGATTAAACCATGCTCACACCTGTTATAGTATAAGTGTCATGTTAAACACTGCCATCTGCAGGCCATCAGAAGCTACTACACGTCACCACAAAGAGGCGGGGCTTACAAATGTAATGACTCAAACAGAAACTATACAATTTTCCTAATGTGATAAAAGTACAAGATGTTCTTATTGTATCGAGGACAGGTCCTTGttaaagtaatgtaagcatgtaaTATATCTAGCATGTTAAACTTAATTCTCACACGTTATAGAACCATCAGCCGGTGTATCGTAGATTACAGCGTCAATTATCAGTTATGAAGTCAGTGGGTAAGGGCTCCTCAACAAACCATAGTATACAGCTATTTGTAATCTCACATTATGTATCTAATAATCCAGCATTCTACATAGTTACCGTCTTTAAGATCGATTTTGGAGATGATTTTGTTTTCAAGACTTAACAGGTATCTTTGTCTCTCCTTCTCTCCAAGGCTTTTACATTCTATTCCAAAACTGGTCCCACCTCCCCCAATCATCAGAAAGAGGTCATCAAAGATACTGCCGGGGCAAATAACCGAGTCAAGGTCAACCGAGAGTGTGACCCACACAACTCCAGCCAGCGTCAACGTGACCAGTTTTACCACGATCACGTCTTGTTCAATAACACCCGCCGAGTTCGACTCTGAGGGCACCAGTCCATCCTTCAAAAACTCTTATTTCCCAGGATTTGAGAACGGAGACCTTTCCCCCATCAAGGAGATGTCTCGGACGTCTTTCCACCACGAGTCCATAGAAGAGAACGGAACCTTCCATTCCATCACCAGCAGTTACGATAACCTGGAAGACACGGCAACCATCGTGCAGGAAATGCCGGCGTGCAACGGATTAGTGAAGACGCTGAGCATTGAAAACACGTTGCCGTTTTCCACTGCGAATGACACCTGCTTACACATCAGCTTCTCCGAAGACGACTTTCCCGACATGGATTCGGATGAGCACTTAGCGGTACATAAGCAGTGGCGGCTAATTAAAAATGGCAACTGACGGAACAGGCGATTGGCCAGTTACCGAAGTCAACACTTGTTCTTCCAGGAAAGTGACAGATGAAAAGGATGTAGCGTATTTGTATAAGGAAGCGCAAGTCTACAATACTAAGAGGTCGCGTTTCTCTCCCGTAGGCCTGGCGGGTTTGTAAAGCAGGGCGCGGTCAGACGCTGGAGGAAACGCCAACCCCTCTTTCTCCGCTGTTTATACTCCCATTTTGGAGACAAGTGATCAGCACAAGATATGTGCAGGGGACGGGACGAACAGATTGATCACAATTTTTTTCAATACATGGTAAATGTAACAATTTACAGGAACTACTATCTGCATTCTATCACCTCGGTAACGCTTTAGAAATCATTTGctgcaaaattatattttttatctctAGAGccgcttacatttttttttgctttgtcagAAGAGCGTGGACTATTTTTTGTGATTTCTTTTCACAGTTtagatggggaaggggggggggggcaagggatATATTTTTAGAACCTCTAGGAAGAGAAGtcgaatagaattaaaaaacAGAAGGCGTGTGTATCATGTACGACACTAAGGTATAGTTTGTAATATTCAAAgtgttatttcctttaaaatgtataatCTGGATCTGCCGATAGAGACGAGCGCAGCGCTTGCTGCCTTGGTACATTGTTATCATTTGTCGTAGCAATGTTCTGTTCTTGCCACTATGTAAAGgaatagaaaatgttttataaatggtAAACACTGTGGAAAACCCGGGTATCCCGCTTTAAAGTCGCTGCGTTATCAGTAAGCAGCAAGGACTTTAAGTGGGAACAGAGCCTGCTTCTGGGTAGATCAGAGAAGGTCAGATACACTCCATTCTAGAGTGTTATTTCTGACTGATTAAGCCAAATGTTGCCAAGCAGTATCCGGAGTGGCCAAACATTAACAGATAAAACCCAGGGTGCATTGCACAAGAGTGACCTTCATTTTTATCTTCACTAGGCAGGAGTAATACTCGCACGCAGCAGTGGCAGGAGGAGTACTCGCACGCAGCGGTGTCAGGAGGAGTACTCGCACGCAGCGGTGTCAGGAGGAGTACTCGCACGCAGCGGTGTCAGGAGGAGTACTCGCACGCAGCGGTGTCAGGAGGAGTACTCGCACGCAGCAGTGTCAGGAGGAGTACTCGCACGCAGCAGTGTCAGGAGGAGTACTCGCACGCAGCAGTGTCAGGAGGAGTACTCGCACGCAGCAGTGTCAGGAGGAGTACTCGCACGCAGCAGTGTCAGGAGGAGTACTCGCACGCAGCAGTGTCAGGAGGAGTACTCGCACGCAGCGGTGTCAGGAGGAGTActcgcacacagcagtgtcaggaggAGTACTCGCACGCAGCGGTGTCAGGAGGAGTACTCACACGCAGCGGTGTCAGGAGTAATACTCACACACAGCAGGGTCAGGAGGAGTACTCACATATACCAACGCTGTAACGGTCTGACGTGACTATACTATGCAGCGTCCTACCACTCTTATAGGGATGAGACCACATAGATGTAGTGTAAGTCGGAGCCTGTCATTTAGTAACATGCTGCTGGGAGTTATTCACTGGTACTCACTGGGATAGGTGTCCTGACATTGCAGTGATCACTCCTGGGTAAAATAATGACTAAAGCTACAAACACCCGTCCATAGAACTAGGATCTGTCATTACGGATATCCTCTGTGATGTCGTATATAGTGGGGGTGAGTATGGTGCCTTTGCCCCCTGTATTGATggcactgtataataatatgagTATAATACTGCTGTAGAAGGAGCGGGTAGCAGAAGGCTTCACGTCTCCTGTAGATAAATATACCGTATAATGTGACGTACATCATTATCACCTTTGGTGTTTGAGTCGCTACATACCGGACGGACTCCGATTTTCCTTTTACGTTGTGTATTCATATTAGCGGACATTATGTAGAACGGAGCAATGTACATAGCGCTTCTTGTGTTATATTAGATAATAATATAATCCTCTGCATTCTAAAATACATCAGCTTAACAGATAAATAtgggataaaataaaaacaatatatttttacatagaaTTTAAAAGATAAAATACGCACATTCTGTCCTCTCCCCATTTATTTGAAAAAagggtattttttttacatattttaggtAAAATTAAGGGTCACAGATTGAGGTAAATCAGAGGAACATGCAGCGTTGTACGAGGTAATATATAGAACATCCACAAATCACAATAAAAACGCCACCTAGTGGCAGAAGTACTATAAATAATATCATTTGTCCTAACGGACCAATGACAGTGGCTGGAGAGACGTTTACAAAACAAAGATTCAAAAATAATGTTTCCACAACACCAGcccttaaaaattattttattctcaCCGACCAGCCTCAAAACTGTTTTATAAGGAGTATTTTTCTTATCAAATGACCTAAACAGAATTCGGATAAATCTGAATATAAATGTGTccaatgtattttgtttattctGTAGAAATGTAATATGTCCAACAATCAGCAGAAAGTGATCAATTCCCTTCCCAGTTCCCCATAAGTATTTTGGTTTCATTACACAGTAATAGATGGATCCAGCTGAGATTCACTTATTGGTCTATGGATCACAGACTGGTTTTGGTGGATGAAATTGTGGCGCCGACTAGGAAGGTGTTATCTTTATACAGAGGTCTGCTCTCTGCCCTGATATGGTATCAATGGGATGTACAAGGCAGAGATCAGACCTCTGTATTAGGGATATGGTATCAGTGTGGGATGTACAAGGCAGAGATCAGACCTCTGTATTAGGGGTATGGCATCATAGTGTGGGATGTACAAGGCAGAGATCAGACCTCTGTATTAGGGATATGGTATCAGTGTGGGATGTACAAGGCAGAGATCAGACCTCTGTATTAGGGGTATGGCATCATAGTGTGGGATGTACAAGGCAGAGATCAGACTTCTGTATTAGGGTTATGGTATCATAGTGTGGGATGTACAAGGCAGAGATCAGACTTCTGTATTAGGGTTATGGTATCATAGTGTGGGATGTACAAGGCAGAGATCAGACCTCTGTATTAAGGATATGGTATCATAGTGTCGGATGTACAAGGCAGAGATCAGACCTCTGTATTAAGGATATGGCATCATAGTGTGGGATGTACAAGGCAGAGATCAGACCTCTGTATTAGGGATATGGTATCCTAGAACGGGACGTACGGTCCTCAGTGACTGTACAATGCAGAGAGAGTCTTGCATGTGGGGTAAAGAGATGTACACAGTACATAGAGAAGGTAACAGATGGATCAGCATGTGATGGATGGACGTGTTAAGTGTAGGGACAGGAAATGAGGTTAAACCGCAGAGTATCCAGGTCTGACCGCTCGTAGCCGTGACTAggaattgttattttatttcatactgGTTATTTTAGGGTTTTCGTGGTGGATGTATACAGCACCTTACAGATCTGTCACAAACATAGGAATAATAAATAGCAATTTTGGAATACAAACTGAATGCGATCCCTGCccttaagagcttacaatctaagcttTTCAGTGCGGGGGATGAGTGCTGGCCAGACTGCACCACACAATAGGGTAGAAGTTACCAGGGCCCGGGCAACCTGCGTGTGGGCACAACGCAGAACCACAACATGATCCCCTGAAGACAGAAGAGCAAAGTGTATTAGACCCTATAATATCTGAAATTAATGAGGTTCTTAGTGCTCATTGTGaacaaactgtgtgtgtgtgtgtgtgtgtgtgtgtgtgtgtgtgtgtgtatacatacacatatacacacacatacacaacggCACCCTttctccttctgccttcattgtatcattatcacattccagtcacttacattatatcatcatcatttatttatatagcgtctcaAACGTAGCATATTAGAATCAATGTAGTGGGGtgaaaaaacattttgtaatagAGTAAAGACACTACCTGATAACACATTCCTGGGTAGCTTTTAAGAGCGTTCAAAGTAGTTTTAATTCTGCAGAAGATTGAAAACATGTTATTAATACAGAAAACTGAATCTCTTGTGTCCAATAAATGTAATACACTGAAATACACCAGAGCAGTTCTTCAGTCTTATCGTTTCCAAACTACCATGTAATAAATGTTTGTATTGTCCTGCGGTCAGGGGTCACCATTGTACAGAGCCGCTGATGTCGGGGACACCGATGTCTATTACATATTGAGCGCTGCAAAGATTTGTTTTCACCCTCCCCTCCATAAACCACCCCCCACTCATCATGAACGCAGATAGAGCAGACTTTGCTGCTCCCATATCTCACATCTCAACATTTACACTACAACTAATGCTGGAAAATGTGATATTAACTGATTAAGTGGGAAATTTTAGGCGATTGCTGCACTAAATATCACCCCATCTGTGCTGACGTATCTGGTCACTAACACCGGCACCTCCTCTTCTGCAGCGTAGTATTTGTACCGATGTGTCAAAGGGACGTTTGCTTTAATTGTAAATAATTCAAATTGCTGTCTGATTGCTACACGTAGTCTACTACTGATAGAGATTTATTTAATGAACAATGAATATATtgcacagtgatttttttttttattattaaataaaagtgtTCTAACTTTttatatctgtgtatatgttaCTCTACTTACTGGTAAAGGGAATAAAATTCAATGTCTACATTGTTTTGTCGCTGAATCCAATGTAAATTACTTCTACTAACAGACAAGGCCATCAGCAGAACTGCACCAACATCTCCACATTTGTcccaaatatctcccaactcgacacctccgttctgcacaagatctgcgtctctcatcacattacagaacttttttttgggctgcaccctctctgtggaattccctccctcacacagtaagactttcctctaatcttctagcgttctctgaaaacccatctcttcagacaagcttataatattccccaaccaccctcttaataaACTAAATTAGGGATAATTAATAATGGAACTGCAAGTCCATTTCTGTTTTTGGGTCtattatacccccccccccccaaaggtaGATTTAGGGACACAGGCATTATAGGATGGCTCTGTGGTCACCATTGTGATTCGTCTCTGAAAACGCTGCATGTAATGGTGTTAGAAGCCTTTTTGTGTTTGATTAGTAGCCCTGTGAGAACATTAGATTCATGGTGCGTTAATCTTACAGGGATGATGTTTCTCACCCAAATCATCTATGTAAGAGTCCGGATAACTAAtcattttataaacctttacaacAGGCCGCACGTTTAACACTTTAAACAGACATTTTATGTTCTCATCTGTATCACTAACAGCCGAGACCAATCTCTTAATGTATGTACAggaaatattttaattaacagtccaACTGCGCTATCTAGAATTAGGATGGGATCAACATTCACTTAGGACTTCACACATGTGCTGGAAAATTGGTAAAATGCATAAAAATTCACTCTTAGATTACGACTAACGTGTTACATATTTACCAATTCTGTATGGATGACGTACACTATCCCACCAGACGTCATGTTATATTATAAGATATTAAAAGCAGAATAAAAATTTAGGGAAGCAAATGTGGGAAAACATTCATCCTACTTTTAATGGACCTTCAAGGTTTAGATGGCTGGAAATGAACAGTGAAGAGATGAGAACCAGCCCCAGTGTCCGTGGTCTCAGAAATCACATTGTAGAAAATATTCAAAGTTACAATAACATTTACTGAGAAACAGGAGTTGTGAACACAGTGTCTTTATATACAATATCCTACacacagaacaggagaagtggtactatgcatatatcacatatcccagtatacagaacagaagaagtggtactatgcagttatcacctatcccagtatacagaacagaagaagtggtactatgcagttatcacatatcccagtatacagaacagaagaagtggtactatgcagtcaTCACCtatcccagtatacagaacagaagaagtggtactatgcagtcaTCACCtatcccagtatacagaacagaagaagtggtactatgcagttatcacctatcccagtatacagaacagaagaagtggtactatgcagttatcacctatcccagtatacagaacagaagaagtggtactatgcagttatcacatatcccagtatacagaacagaagaagtggtactatgcagtcaTCACCtatcccagtatacagaacagaagaagtggtactatgcagtcaTCACCtatcccagtatacagaacagaagaagtggtactatgcagtcatcacatatcccagtatacaTATTTTTGTGTGTGAGTGGAGTGTGGTTGTGTGTATGTCAGTCTGTCCGAGCGGATTGGCTGTAAAAGTTTAGTCCAGGGGGCAAACTgggctcagcaacctattaggaacattttaaaggggaaaaaaatgcaagtggcccataGTAAGACCAGCCTGGGGGGGGCAGAGACCCCCCAGCCTAGCCCGGCCCCTGGTGTGTGGTTTATATGAAGGGGATTACACTTCGCTGAGCTCTCGTATCTCCTCACAGTGACAGCGGCATCTGAATACTAGTAATCAGCACAGTCTGACCGGCAGCTGTC harbors:
- the LOC142101313 gene encoding carboxyl-terminal PDZ ligand of neuronal nitric oxide synthase protein-like isoform X2 codes for the protein MPVRNRYNLVDDGCDSRVPLHNEEAFQHGIHFQAKYEFKAKNIKKKKVSIAVSVDGVKVVMRKKQKRKEWTWDESKMLVMHDPVYRIFYVSHDSQDLKIFSYIARDGASNTFKCNVFKSKKKSQAMQIVRTVGQAFEVCHKMSLQHAQQNADGQADGASDKSVDEQNLEGWQLTVAENKDTEEAGGNVKSAVVGDKGTCERAISAADLEIVRCVKVLKEQNERDIENCSTFSAVSQRLCTPSSSSISISALTPLASQHRLQLLQHQLLQQQQQTQVAVAQVQLLKDQLAAETAARIESQSRVRQLLLTNRDLLQHISLLVKQLKELEIRSDSNHSVDKKSLHNLAIAQSLSLNLKNLYSLEINLPSTSTPASLQNRPAPALNGNNIGESYLNLLNLEKDTGGTDVVCRRVEGSEVTDVLKEKTGEEIPRGHCDKLLHSIPKLVPPPPIIRKRSSKILPGQITESRSTESVTHTTPASVNVTSFTTITSCSITPAEFDSEGTSPSFKNSYFPGFENGDLSPIKEMSRTSFHHESIEENGTFHSITSSYDNLEDTATIVQEMPACNGLVKTLSIENTLPFSTANDTCLHISFSEDDFPDMDSDEHLAVHKQWRLIKNGN
- the LOC142101313 gene encoding carboxyl-terminal PDZ ligand of neuronal nitric oxide synthase protein-like isoform X1, whose product is MPVRNRYNLVDDGCDSRVPLHNEEAFQHGIHFQAKYIGSLDVPRPNSRVEIVAAMRRIRYEFKAKNIKKKKVSIAVSVDGVKVVMRKKQKRKEWTWDESKMLVMHDPVYRIFYVSHDSQDLKIFSYIARDGASNTFKCNVFKSKKKSQAMQIVRTVGQAFEVCHKMSLQHAQQNADGQADGASDKSVDEQNLEGWQLTVAENKDTEEAGGNVKSAVVGDKGTCERAISAADLEIVRCVKVLKEQNERDIENCSTFSAVSQRLCTPSSSSISISALTPLASQHRLQLLQHQLLQQQQQTQVAVAQVQLLKDQLAAETAARIESQSRVRQLLLTNRDLLQHISLLVKQLKELEIRSDSNHSVDKKSLHNLAIAQSLSLNLKNLYSLEINLPSTSTPASLQNRPAPALNGNNIGESYLNLLNLEKDTGGTDVVCRRVEGSEVTDVLKEKTGEEIPRGHCDKLLHSIPKLVPPPPIIRKRSSKILPGQITESRSTESVTHTTPASVNVTSFTTITSCSITPAEFDSEGTSPSFKNSYFPGFENGDLSPIKEMSRTSFHHESIEENGTFHSITSSYDNLEDTATIVQEMPACNGLVKTLSIENTLPFSTANDTCLHISFSEDDFPDMDSDEHLAVHKQWRLIKNGN